A window of the Natronomonas salina genome harbors these coding sequences:
- a CDS encoding ABC transporter substrate-binding protein: MSDRNVNRRRFLQYGSTAGALTTAVALAGCPGNGGDDGNGNGNGNGNGNGNGDGDNALTITLTQFPDTVDPLDHITGDYFDVFDHIYEPIFNFRPGEGIFPRVVEEQEVQGDGTTHLSLRDDVVFHNGDDLTAEDVAWTINRTLDPDMGVQSPIGTYGLGSIEGAEVVDDLTVAINYGAAPGLAEFEYGNYGRAMNQEWSIQNHDAENSAISGASPDAFNGTGPYEVVDFTSGEEIVLERFDDYWGEEPPFETVTFRANSESSGRAAALEAGETDLTINILPEDVATIQNASDVEIRNVTSFRTVFCPMKNTVEPYDSQEFRQAMNYAVDNAGIVDNVLSGFGQAVGQPVAPDINGYNPDIEPYEQDVGMAESLVEESGYGGVDITLTAPQGRYLNDAQVAQTAADQIDQLSNVNCEANIVEFPVVSDENQAGVEEGNINHPFYMIGWGTITGDADYGVQGFFTIPDNPSRTFQDEELSDAIIESQQIEDPEERTQQLQNVMELAHEKAPWLFLHVQESIYGVRQAIQWEPRPDEVVYVDEMEI, encoded by the coding sequence ATGTCGGACCGCAATGTCAACCGGCGGAGGTTCCTCCAGTACGGCAGTACCGCGGGCGCACTCACGACGGCGGTCGCTCTCGCGGGGTGTCCGGGGAACGGCGGCGACGACGGGAACGGGAACGGAAACGGGAACGGAAACGGCAACGGGAATGGTGACGGGGACAACGCCCTCACCATCACGCTGACGCAGTTCCCCGATACGGTCGACCCGCTCGACCACATCACGGGGGACTACTTCGACGTGTTCGACCACATCTACGAGCCGATATTCAACTTCCGGCCCGGGGAGGGCATCTTCCCGAGGGTGGTCGAGGAGCAGGAGGTGCAGGGAGACGGGACGACGCACCTCTCGCTGCGCGACGACGTGGTGTTCCACAACGGGGACGACCTCACGGCAGAGGACGTCGCCTGGACGATCAACCGAACGCTGGACCCGGACATGGGGGTACAGAGCCCGATCGGTACCTACGGGCTGGGATCGATCGAGGGTGCGGAAGTCGTCGACGACCTGACGGTCGCGATCAACTACGGCGCCGCTCCCGGCCTCGCGGAGTTCGAGTACGGCAACTACGGCCGGGCGATGAACCAGGAGTGGTCGATCCAGAACCACGACGCCGAGAACTCGGCGATTTCGGGGGCCAGTCCGGACGCGTTCAACGGGACCGGCCCCTACGAGGTCGTCGACTTCACCTCGGGTGAAGAGATCGTCCTGGAGCGGTTCGACGATTACTGGGGCGAGGAGCCGCCCTTCGAGACGGTGACGTTCCGCGCCAACTCGGAATCCAGCGGCCGTGCGGCGGCCCTCGAAGCCGGCGAGACGGACCTCACCATCAACATCCTGCCCGAGGACGTCGCGACCATCCAGAACGCCAGCGACGTCGAGATCCGGAACGTGACGAGTTTCCGGACGGTGTTCTGCCCGATGAAGAACACGGTGGAACCCTACGACAGCCAGGAGTTCCGGCAGGCGATGAACTACGCCGTCGACAACGCGGGCATCGTCGACAACGTCCTCAGCGGGTTCGGGCAGGCGGTCGGCCAGCCGGTCGCGCCGGACATCAACGGCTACAACCCCGACATCGAGCCCTACGAGCAGGACGTCGGCATGGCGGAGAGCCTCGTCGAGGAGAGCGGCTACGGCGGCGTCGACATCACGCTGACCGCACCGCAGGGGCGGTACCTCAACGACGCGCAAGTCGCACAGACGGCGGCCGACCAGATCGACCAGCTCAGCAACGTCAACTGCGAAGCCAACATCGTCGAGTTCCCCGTCGTCTCCGACGAGAACCAGGCGGGCGTCGAGGAGGGGAACATCAACCACCCGTTCTACATGATCGGGTGGGGGACGATCACCGGCGACGCCGACTACGGGGTCCAGGGCTTCTTCACCATCCCGGACAACCCGAGCCGGACGTTCCAGGACGAGGAACTCAGCGACGCGATCATCGAGAGCCAGCAGATAGAGGACCCCGAGGAGCGCACCCAGCAGCTGCAGAACGTCATGGAGCTGGCCCACGAGAAGGCGCCGTGGCTCTTCCTCCACGTCCAGGAGAGCATCTACGGGGTCAGGCAGGCCATCCAGTGGGAGCCCCGCCCCGACGAGGTCGTCTACGTCGACGAGATGGAGATCTGA
- a CDS encoding ABC transporter permease, with protein sequence MSAFGVGFRSLLKREILRFVRRPKNTFLPPAITNVLYFAVFGVILGQRIDDIAGFDYLLFILPGLVVLGMISNAFENSSFSIFHGRWNEYIHETLTSPLSYTSMVLAYIFAAALRGLVVGVIIVGIGLVFTPVPVERPFYLLSFMTVIPLLFASFGVIGGLVAEDFDHLTVMNQFILRPLVFFGAVFYSLEILDPLYRTLSLLNPMVYMVNGVRYGFLGYQEVDPLVSLGVLSGLTLSVMVLDIYLFKRGYGLID encoded by the coding sequence GTGAGCGCCTTCGGCGTCGGGTTCCGGTCGCTGCTGAAGCGGGAGATCCTGCGGTTCGTCCGCCGGCCGAAGAACACCTTCCTGCCGCCGGCGATCACGAACGTGCTGTACTTCGCCGTCTTCGGCGTCATCCTCGGCCAGCGGATCGACGACATCGCCGGCTTCGACTACCTCCTGTTCATCCTGCCGGGCCTCGTCGTCCTCGGGATGATCTCCAACGCCTTCGAGAACTCGTCGTTCTCCATCTTCCACGGCCGGTGGAACGAGTACATCCACGAGACGCTCACCTCGCCGCTGTCGTACACCTCGATGGTGCTGGCGTACATCTTCGCCGCGGCGCTCCGCGGTCTCGTCGTCGGCGTCATCATCGTCGGCATCGGACTGGTGTTCACGCCCGTCCCGGTCGAACGGCCGTTCTACCTCCTCTCGTTCATGACCGTCATCCCGCTGCTGTTCGCCTCCTTCGGCGTCATCGGCGGCCTCGTCGCCGAGGACTTCGACCACCTCACCGTGATGAACCAGTTCATCCTCCGGCCGCTCGTGTTCTTCGGCGCCGTCTTCTACTCGCTGGAGATACTCGACCCGCTCTACCGGACGCTGTCGCTGCTGAACCCGATGGTGTACATGGTCAACGGCGTCCGCTACGGCTTCCTCGGCTACCAGGAGGTCGACCCGCTGGTGTCGCTGGGCGTGCTCAGTGGACTGACGCTGTCCGTGATGGTGCTGGACATCTACCTGTTCAAGCGCGGCTACGGGCTGATCGACTAG
- a CDS encoding ABC transporter ATP-binding protein, protein MSSDPQPTADGPASGDGAAASVADETPLVRVRNLQKYFETDSSLLDRLFGEATDPVRAVDGISFDIHEGETLGLVGESGCGKSTTGETVLRLQDPTGGTVEYDGTDLSERDDLFSFRRRASIVFQDPFSSLDPRMSVGATIRQPMAVHDWPSPESDVEGREDRSNEALRRERAADLMERVGLSADQLDRYPHEFSGGQRQRIGIARALALDPEFVVLDEPTSALDVSVQAQVLNLLEDLQAEFGLTYLFISHDLSVVRHICDRVAVMYLGEIVEIAPTEELFANPQHPYTEALLESVPRASTDEHERDVDTLSGDVPSPRDPPSGCRFRTRCPKVIPPADVDLSQQAYRSVMDVRELIERRDVGLAELRERETPDDGDADTEAVVEALFDRLLDDVELPADERAHVRAAFESLADEEWDAAAERLRERYESVCETHVPENPRAACHLRGLPESVDPSAVDPVEER, encoded by the coding sequence ATGAGTAGCGACCCGCAGCCGACGGCCGACGGTCCCGCGAGCGGCGACGGCGCCGCGGCGTCGGTGGCCGACGAGACCCCACTCGTCAGGGTCCGGAACCTGCAGAAGTACTTCGAGACCGACAGCTCCCTGTTGGACCGACTGTTCGGCGAGGCGACCGACCCCGTCCGTGCCGTCGACGGTATCTCCTTCGATATCCACGAGGGCGAGACCCTGGGGCTGGTCGGCGAGTCCGGCTGCGGGAAGTCGACGACCGGCGAGACGGTGCTCCGGCTCCAGGACCCGACCGGCGGGACCGTCGAGTACGACGGCACCGACCTCTCGGAGCGGGACGACCTCTTCTCGTTCCGGCGACGGGCGAGCATCGTGTTCCAGGACCCCTTCTCCAGTCTCGACCCGCGGATGTCGGTCGGGGCGACCATCAGGCAGCCGATGGCGGTCCACGACTGGCCGTCGCCGGAGTCGGACGTCGAGGGCCGCGAGGACCGCTCGAACGAGGCGCTCAGACGCGAGCGCGCCGCCGACCTGATGGAGCGGGTCGGACTCTCGGCCGACCAACTCGACCGCTACCCCCACGAGTTCTCGGGCGGCCAGCGGCAACGGATCGGCATCGCGCGGGCGCTGGCGCTCGACCCGGAGTTCGTCGTCCTCGACGAGCCGACCAGCGCCCTCGACGTCAGCGTCCAGGCGCAGGTGCTCAACCTGCTGGAGGACCTCCAGGCGGAGTTCGGCCTCACGTACCTGTTCATCAGCCACGACCTCAGCGTCGTCCGGCACATCTGCGACCGCGTCGCGGTGATGTACCTCGGCGAGATCGTCGAGATAGCCCCCACCGAAGAGCTGTTCGCGAACCCCCAGCACCCCTACACCGAGGCGCTGCTGGAGAGCGTCCCGCGGGCGTCGACTGACGAGCACGAGCGCGACGTCGACACGCTGTCTGGCGACGTCCCCTCGCCGCGGGACCCGCCGTCGGGCTGCCGGTTCCGCACCCGATGTCCGAAGGTGATCCCGCCGGCCGACGTCGACCTCTCCCAGCAGGCCTACCGGTCCGTGATGGACGTCCGCGAGCTGATCGAGCGCCGCGACGTGGGCCTCGCGGAGCTCCGCGAGCGCGAGACGCCCGACGACGGCGACGCCGACACCGAGGCCGTCGTCGAGGCGCTGTTCGACCGCCTGCTCGACGACGTCGAACTTCCGGCCGACGAACGCGCCCACGTCAGGGCGGCGTTCGAGTCGCTGGCCGACGAGGAGTGGGACGCGGCCGCCGAGCGGCTCCGGGAGCGCTACGAGAGCGTCTGCGAGACGCACGTCCCCGAGAACCCCCGGGCGGCCTGCCACCTCCGCGGACTGCCGGAGAGCGTCGACCCCTCGGCGGTCGACCCCGTCGAGGAGCGGTGA
- a CDS encoding pyridoxamine 5'-phosphate oxidase family protein — translation MARNVPERAEELLTSEPRIAHLGTCHEAKPHVAPLWFNYRAGEVEIATTGQKLANLKRNPKVSVSVQKDEDGHAVWGVSIRGTAEVVEDEQEADELFRRLNRKYGADDDAWQEENTAVRIDVGSAEYWEYE, via the coding sequence GTGGCCCGGAACGTACCCGAGCGAGCCGAGGAACTGCTCACGAGCGAACCGCGGATCGCCCACCTGGGGACCTGCCACGAGGCGAAGCCCCACGTCGCGCCGCTGTGGTTCAACTACCGCGCCGGCGAGGTCGAGATCGCCACGACCGGCCAGAAGCTCGCGAACCTGAAGCGGAACCCGAAGGTGTCGGTGTCCGTCCAGAAGGACGAGGACGGCCACGCCGTCTGGGGCGTCTCCATCAGGGGGACCGCCGAGGTCGTCGAGGACGAGCAGGAGGCCGACGAGCTGTTCCGGCGGCTCAACCGGAAGTACGGCGCCGACGACGACGCCTGGCAGGAGGAGAACACGGCCGTCCGCATCGACGTCGGCTCCGCGGAGTACTGGGAGTACGAGTAG
- a CDS encoding ABC transporter ATP-binding protein: MEPAIRAEDLRKSYGEVQALDGLTFEVDRGEFFGLLGPNGAGKTTFINVLVGLVRKDGGTAEVFGYDVETEYQEARDRIGLSPQEHNVDRFFPIHEVLEHKAGYHGVPPAEAAERAEEALKTVGIWDKRETRFDWLSGGMKRRFLLARALVTEPELLILDEPTAGVDVQLRRDLWRVIERLNDQGTTILLTTHYIEEAERLCDRVAICDSGRVVEVATPDDLRSRGTDQLRLTLADAPAAVPDLDVDGIIEARMDGDALVVTAQGGGRVAPDLLRALEYEGHEVRDLDIRRASLEEVFVDMTRTDEEAEELEVLP, encoded by the coding sequence ATGGAACCCGCGATACGCGCCGAGGACCTCCGGAAGTCCTACGGCGAGGTGCAGGCGCTCGACGGGCTGACGTTCGAAGTCGACCGCGGGGAGTTCTTCGGGCTGCTCGGCCCCAACGGCGCCGGCAAGACCACGTTCATCAACGTCCTCGTCGGCCTCGTCCGCAAGGACGGCGGGACGGCCGAGGTGTTCGGCTACGACGTCGAGACCGAGTACCAGGAGGCCCGCGACCGCATCGGGCTCTCCCCCCAGGAGCACAACGTCGATCGGTTCTTCCCGATCCACGAGGTCCTCGAGCACAAGGCCGGCTACCACGGCGTCCCGCCGGCGGAGGCCGCCGAGCGCGCCGAGGAGGCGCTGAAGACCGTCGGCATCTGGGACAAGCGCGAGACGCGCTTCGACTGGCTCTCCGGCGGGATGAAGCGCCGCTTCCTGCTCGCCCGAGCGCTCGTGACCGAGCCGGAGCTGCTCATCCTCGACGAGCCGACGGCGGGCGTCGACGTCCAGCTCCGCCGGGACCTCTGGCGGGTCATCGAGCGGCTCAACGACCAGGGGACGACCATCCTGCTGACGACCCACTACATCGAGGAGGCCGAGCGGCTCTGCGACCGCGTCGCCATCTGCGACTCGGGCCGGGTCGTCGAAGTCGCCACGCCCGACGACCTCCGCTCCCGCGGGACCGACCAGCTACGCCTCACCCTCGCCGACGCGCCGGCCGCGGTCCCCGACCTCGACGTCGACGGGATCATCGAGGCCCGGATGGACGGCGACGCGCTCGTCGTCACCGCCCAGGGCGGCGGTCGCGTCGCCCCCGACCTCCTCCGCGCCCTGGAGTACGAGGGCCACGAGGTCCGCGACCTCGACATCCGGCGGGCGTCGCTGGAAGAGGTCTTCGTCGACATGACCCGGACCGACGAGGAGGCCGAGGAACTGGAGGTGCTGCCGTGA
- a CDS encoding ABC transporter permease, with amino-acid sequence MALGKFLLRRTLQGLFVIWGVVTVLFGLRAVSPGDPATLMLGQGATQELVQQVREAEGLNDPIYVQYADYIGGILQGDLGYSWRSERQVEMMVIERIPATVELAVAATVIALVIAIPLGVVSATRRDTPSDYGATLFSLLGISTPNFWLGLMLILLLGVWYGIPYPTIDTAGWTPLGIGMIDLPTGRRAVGFGEAVTTLVSTGSPAELGLWLKHITLPAITLGTYFTALITRLTRSGMIDELGKPYVTATEAKGLPGTLIQYKHVLRNTLIPIITVLGLQMGTLMGGAVITETVFNWPGLGLRLINALGVRNWPVMQGIIIFIAVMFVIINIVVDAVYTYLDPQVSLG; translated from the coding sequence ATGGCACTGGGGAAATTCTTGCTCCGGCGGACGCTCCAGGGTCTGTTCGTCATCTGGGGCGTCGTAACCGTCCTGTTCGGTCTCCGCGCCGTCTCGCCCGGCGACCCGGCCACCCTGATGCTCGGACAGGGAGCGACACAGGAACTCGTCCAGCAGGTCAGGGAGGCCGAGGGCCTGAACGACCCGATCTACGTCCAGTACGCCGACTACATCGGCGGGATCCTGCAGGGCGACCTCGGGTACTCCTGGCGCTCCGAGCGGCAGGTCGAGATGATGGTGATAGAGCGGATTCCCGCCACGGTGGAACTCGCCGTCGCCGCGACCGTCATCGCCCTCGTGATAGCGATCCCGCTCGGCGTCGTCTCGGCGACCCGGCGGGACACCCCCTCGGACTACGGGGCGACGCTGTTCTCGTTGCTGGGAATCAGCACCCCTAACTTCTGGCTCGGACTGATGTTGATCCTCCTGCTGGGCGTCTGGTACGGGATCCCCTACCCGACGATCGACACCGCGGGCTGGACGCCGCTCGGTATCGGCATGATCGACCTGCCGACCGGGCGCCGGGCGGTCGGTTTCGGCGAGGCAGTGACGACGCTCGTCAGCACCGGGTCGCCCGCCGAACTCGGACTCTGGCTGAAACACATCACGCTCCCGGCGATCACGCTCGGGACGTACTTCACCGCGCTCATCACCCGTCTCACGCGGAGCGGTATGATCGACGAACTGGGCAAGCCCTACGTCACGGCGACGGAGGCGAAGGGCCTCCCCGGGACGCTCATCCAGTACAAACACGTACTCAGGAACACGCTGATCCCGATCATCACCGTGCTCGGACTCCAGATGGGCACGCTGATGGGCGGGGCGGTCATCACGGAGACGGTCTTCAACTGGCCCGGTCTCGGCCTCAGGCTGATAAACGCCCTGGGCGTCCGCAACTGGCCGGTCATGCAAGGAATCATCATCTTCATCGCTGTCATGTTCGTCATCATCAACATCGTGGTCGACGCGGTCTACACGTATCTGGACCCGCAGGTGAGTCTCGGATGA
- a CDS encoding cell division protein SepF, with protein sequence MGLMSKLLGGDAHSAEDYVELDIDDFDADAGEASVQVRFADISDKNDVIDIKDAVYDGDIVVADITRHTTTDRTMEHISDELKQVAHEVGGDIVQKEDDQIIITPGGVGISRSKLGR encoded by the coding sequence ATGGGCCTCATGAGCAAGCTTCTCGGCGGGGATGCACACAGCGCCGAGGACTACGTTGAACTCGACATCGACGACTTCGACGCGGACGCCGGCGAGGCGTCGGTGCAGGTGCGGTTCGCCGACATCAGCGACAAGAACGACGTCATCGACATCAAGGACGCCGTCTACGACGGCGACATCGTCGTCGCCGACATCACCCGGCACACGACGACCGACCGGACGATGGAGCACATCTCCGACGAACTGAAGCAGGTCGCCCACGAGGTCGGCGGAGACATCGTCCAGAAGGAGGACGACCAGATCATCATCACGCCGGGCGGCGTCGGCATCTCGCGGTCGAAGCTCGGCCGGTAA
- a CDS encoding ABC transporter ATP-binding protein, translating into MGEDLLRVEDLSTRFFTAEGQVNAVSELDLTIERGEVFGIVGESGSGKSVAALSLMDLVESPGEITAGSIEYRNADLAAELREEHPEAVDGDFVDLRRVPASVREALRGTKFTMIFQDPESSFNPSLTVGEQIAEAVEVQRRASATPRLSRGVEYSFSSFVASTVLGSQKFVTSESRERAVELLETVGIPDPAERADEYPHQYSGGMLQRAMIAQALAVDPDVLIADEPTTALDVTIQAQVLELLDDLQAETGMTTLLVSHNLGVIARMCDRVGVMYAGEIIERGTLEDVFDDFVHPYTRGLLGSIPDLDDAGGRLTPIEGNVPDLIDSEMEDRCYFADRCPKAMDDCLEHPPEFDVGEEHEVRCVLAERDYDPADALPEGYFDE; encoded by the coding sequence GTGGGCGAAGACCTCCTCCGCGTCGAGGACCTCTCGACGCGGTTCTTCACCGCCGAAGGGCAGGTGAACGCGGTCTCGGAGCTCGACCTGACGATCGAACGCGGCGAGGTGTTCGGCATCGTCGGCGAGAGCGGCAGCGGCAAGAGCGTCGCCGCGCTGTCGCTCATGGACCTGGTCGAATCGCCGGGCGAGATCACCGCCGGGTCCATCGAGTACCGCAACGCGGACCTCGCCGCCGAACTCCGCGAGGAGCACCCGGAGGCCGTCGACGGCGACTTCGTCGACCTGCGACGGGTTCCGGCGTCGGTCCGGGAGGCGCTCCGTGGGACCAAGTTCACGATGATCTTCCAGGACCCGGAGAGCAGCTTCAACCCGAGCCTGACCGTCGGCGAACAGATCGCGGAGGCGGTGGAGGTCCAGCGCCGCGCGAGCGCGACGCCGCGGCTGTCCCGGGGCGTCGAGTACTCCTTCTCCTCCTTCGTGGCCTCGACGGTCCTCGGCTCGCAGAAGTTCGTCACCAGCGAGAGCCGGGAGCGGGCCGTCGAACTGCTCGAGACGGTCGGCATCCCCGACCCGGCCGAGCGGGCCGACGAGTATCCCCACCAGTACTCCGGCGGGATGCTCCAGCGGGCGATGATCGCGCAGGCGCTGGCGGTCGACCCCGACGTGCTGATCGCGGACGAACCGACGACCGCACTGGACGTGACCATCCAGGCCCAGGTGCTGGAACTCCTCGACGACCTCCAGGCGGAGACCGGCATGACGACGCTGCTGGTCAGCCACAACCTCGGCGTCATCGCGCGGATGTGCGACCGGGTCGGCGTCATGTACGCCGGCGAGATCATCGAGCGGGGCACGCTCGAGGACGTCTTCGACGATTTCGTCCACCCGTACACGCGAGGCCTGCTCGGTTCCATCCCCGACCTCGACGACGCGGGCGGCCGCCTCACCCCCATCGAGGGGAACGTCCCGGACCTGATCGACTCGGAGATGGAAGACCGGTGTTACTTCGCGGACCGCTGTCCGAAGGCGATGGACGACTGCCTCGAGCACCCGCCGGAGTTCGACGTCGGCGAGGAGCACGAGGTCAGGTGCGTCCTCGCCGAACGCGACTACGACCCGGCGGACGCGCTTCCGGAGGGGTACTTCGATGAGTAG
- a CDS encoding ABC transporter permease, with amino-acid sequence MISDRVKSNLKRSFRKSLLPKIGVVLLTVIVLSATFAPLLATHDPTRTGNFHENGGPYPPPGFDYTTTVAEDGEIKQTTVTSTDEHLLGTNTVGQDVYSRALYGARVSLLVSIFGVALALLIGVPFGLVAGYYGGRVDDGLMRIADVMLAFPALVLALAMIGVFGSQPVQVPDPFVMAGLAEGMPASIPIPGSVTIVVALVTWVWFARVARGEALSIRNEEYVKAARSFGTADWQILLKHVLPNSLTPILVLATIQMAVIILIEASLAYLGFTGTTLSWGYEIEAGQDVLPTRPWVAMVPGIGIVLSIISINLLGDWFRDALDPNVEGSERGA; translated from the coding sequence ATGATCTCGGACCGCGTCAAATCGAACCTGAAACGGTCGTTCCGGAAGAGCCTGCTCCCGAAAATCGGGGTGGTACTGTTGACGGTGATCGTCCTCTCGGCGACGTTCGCGCCGCTGCTGGCGACGCACGACCCGACGCGCACCGGCAACTTCCACGAGAACGGCGGTCCCTATCCGCCGCCGGGGTTCGACTACACGACGACGGTCGCCGAGGACGGCGAGATCAAGCAGACCACCGTCACCTCGACGGACGAGCACCTCCTCGGAACGAACACCGTCGGGCAAGACGTCTACTCGCGGGCGCTCTACGGCGCCCGGGTATCGCTGCTGGTCAGTATCTTCGGCGTCGCCTTGGCGCTGCTCATCGGCGTGCCGTTCGGACTCGTCGCGGGCTACTACGGGGGCCGCGTCGACGACGGCCTGATGCGGATCGCCGACGTCATGCTCGCGTTCCCCGCGCTGGTGCTCGCCCTGGCGATGATCGGCGTGTTCGGCTCGCAACCGGTTCAGGTGCCCGACCCGTTCGTAATGGCCGGTCTCGCCGAGGGCATGCCCGCGTCGATCCCGATCCCGGGGAGCGTGACCATCGTCGTCGCGCTCGTGACCTGGGTCTGGTTCGCCCGCGTGGCCCGCGGCGAGGCGCTGTCCATCCGGAACGAGGAGTACGTCAAGGCGGCCAGGAGCTTCGGGACCGCCGACTGGCAGATCCTGCTGAAACACGTGCTCCCGAACAGCCTCACGCCCATCCTCGTCCTCGCGACGATCCAGATGGCGGTCATCATCCTGATCGAGGCCTCGCTGGCGTATCTGGGCTTCACCGGGACGACGCTCTCGTGGGGGTACGAGATCGAAGCCGGACAGGACGTCCTCCCGACCCGGCCGTGGGTCGCGATGGTTCCCGGTATCGGCATCGTCCTCTCGATCATCAGCATCAACCTGCTCGGCGACTGGTTCAGGGACGCCCTCGATCCCAACGTCGAGGGGAGCGAACGGGGGGCCTGA
- the npdG gene encoding NADPH-dependent F420 reductase, with translation MRIALLGGTGDIGQGLALRWGYDTGHEVLVGSRDPEKARTKAEEYETELDSRGVETTIKGFENAMAADRADVVVLAVPAYHLVDTVEAIADRLDDETILVTPAVGMKRDEDGFHYNRPGAGSVAALADEAKPDDVPLVGAFHNLPAGGLANLDRTVEWDTLVFGEDEDAKGIVMDLAREIEGLRPLDVGGLANAPEVESVTPLLINVAMQNDDLHDLGVRFQ, from the coding sequence ATGCGCATCGCACTGCTGGGCGGCACCGGCGACATCGGCCAGGGGCTCGCCCTCCGATGGGGGTACGACACCGGCCACGAGGTCCTCGTCGGCTCCAGGGACCCCGAGAAGGCCCGGACGAAGGCCGAGGAGTACGAGACCGAACTCGACAGCCGCGGCGTCGAGACGACCATCAAGGGCTTCGAGAACGCGATGGCGGCCGACCGCGCCGACGTGGTCGTCCTCGCCGTCCCCGCCTACCACCTCGTCGACACCGTCGAGGCCATCGCCGACCGGCTGGACGACGAGACCATCCTCGTGACCCCCGCCGTCGGGATGAAGCGCGACGAGGACGGCTTCCACTACAACCGCCCCGGCGCCGGCAGCGTCGCCGCCCTCGCCGACGAGGCCAAGCCCGACGACGTCCCGCTGGTCGGCGCGTTCCACAACCTCCCGGCCGGCGGCCTCGCGAACCTCGACCGGACCGTCGAGTGGGACACCCTCGTCTTCGGCGAGGACGAGGACGCCAAAGGCATCGTGATGGACCTGGCCCGCGAGATCGAGGGACTGCGGCCGCTCGACGTCGGCGGCCTGGCGAACGCTCCCGAGGTGGAGTCCGTGACGCCGCTGCTGATCAACGTCGCGATGCAGAACGACGACCTCCACGACCTGGGCGTCCGGTTCCAGTAA
- a CDS encoding DUF7529 family protein: MDSQGPPSDVADRWQELLVDADATAAEYREAGWEALVVRPGDVTPLDGDPFGLDVLAPAEEVETLEELVADVTFDTSHVLRAEEGGVRFCIVAVEAGEDEVAVVVPVFYDVDEAASLAERAREEGVTYTHVRPPSDDARVTFTHDDPSLFF; this comes from the coding sequence ATGGACTCACAGGGGCCGCCCTCCGACGTCGCCGACCGCTGGCAGGAGCTGCTGGTCGACGCCGACGCGACCGCCGCCGAGTACCGCGAGGCCGGCTGGGAGGCGCTGGTCGTCCGGCCGGGCGACGTGACGCCGCTCGACGGCGACCCCTTCGGGCTGGACGTCCTCGCGCCGGCCGAGGAGGTCGAGACCCTCGAGGAACTGGTCGCCGACGTCACCTTCGACACCTCGCACGTCCTCCGCGCCGAGGAGGGCGGCGTCCGGTTCTGCATCGTCGCCGTCGAGGCCGGCGAAGACGAGGTCGCCGTCGTCGTCCCGGTGTTCTACGACGTCGACGAGGCGGCGTCGCTGGCCGAGCGCGCCCGCGAGGAGGGGGTCACCTACACGCACGTCCGGCCACCGTCCGACGACGCGCGCGTGACGTTCACCCACGACGACCCGTCGCTGTTCTTCTAG